In the genome of Falco naumanni isolate bFalNau1 chromosome 5, bFalNau1.pat, whole genome shotgun sequence, the window TTGCAGTATTTGTGCCAAAACTCACAGCTAAATGAAAGACTGCAGTAGAGAGTATCCATGCTATCATAAGCATgatattttctgtctgtgtcCACTGGTGTTCATTCTTATAATTCTGAGAACTCTCAGTGAATCTTCATTCAAGATGCAAATTAATTCTTCAATACTCTATCtctgaaaaataggaaatgttttcccatttttgtcTGCCATCTAGTGTTAAGAGGCAGAATACCTATGTTCTGTATTTATAAAgcttaaaatacagcttctgcCTATGTCATACTATATTGATGGAaatagaaaacagcattttccctAAGGCTTAATTGAAGATGTTAGATTTAAGCAATTATCTTAGATACCATTATTAGCAGAATACTACCCTACTAATGTATGTTAATTTGTCATCGTGCTTTGAAATACTTGcggttttttaatttgtttgagTCTCTTAAGTGACAGTGCTGTTTCCAGGATACCATCCATAATCAATAttgcaagtaaaaataaaaccactgccTAAGTATACTCAAATGCTGTTCATATAATATCTTTGattcaaatgtaaaattaaagtatatgcaaaactgttttcacagGATTAATATCCCGCCCCTGGAAGTTGTTCTGTTCAGGTTTAACTCATCTATGCTGAAGTCACTGGACTCTGCAACTGGAATACCTATAAAGAGTAAGAAAATTTTGCATGGAGTTCCAGACTTAATtaatttcagtgtgtttgtgCCACATTTTATAGTGAAGGAGAgtataagaaaatataaaatgttcaTATTTCATAGATCAAAAGAGAGAACCCTAGAAAGACAAATTTTTGGAACGATAATTTTTGGTAAATATCCATTTTTTGAATCAAACTGCCTCATAACACATTGTGACTTTGTCTCCAAGTAGCAGTCCAAGACAAACATACAAATGTGaatattagaaataattaatggCATCTAAATGTATAGCATACATATAAATGAACACAGTTAACTCACTTGTAGTATAGACATCACAATACTTTGGctgtaacatgaaaaaaatcatatgtaCCAAGGAACTCTCTTTCATTAAAGTAGGAAGATTTGCCACAATTTTTCATCTATAATTTGATTTACAAAAGTTTGCATCTTACCTACAAAAACATGTATGAACATGTGCATTGAGGGAACGTTTTGAAAgccttggatttttttaattaattcacaGATATAGCACTCATTTAAATCAAAGTACATTCAGTGTTGTGCTAAACTGGAAACTATCATGTTTTGAGGGACCATTCTGACAGGGCTTGAGTGCTGGGTACGCAACCTAATAGAGATCAGCAAAAAAAGCACGAATAATCACACCAAATTCTTGGTTGAGGCTTCCACGCAAAGTATTCaaatggaagtattttaaaaacagcaaatgtACATACtactataattaaaatatatttcaaaatgtgaaaatgctATCGTTTCCATGCTATGTAGAAATTACTGTGATTGGAGTTAGTCACTCTGAATACTGCAGGTGGATTCATCTTTCTTATCTGAAAAGTAGGTGTTTAGTCAAATGCAATGAATCAACTCACCTTTGACTATTAAGAGAGCTTACAAAATTAGCTTAGTTGAAGTGTCtatctttcaaataaataaattttagatCATTTCTTCTTAATGTCATGACCATAGTAAAGACAAGGCTAAATTGGCAAAATGTTTGAGAATGTGTGGATGCAGAACTTGTGCCTAGAAACacatatatttatctttttttgtccAGTGTTTTTTTAGTTCTGTCAGAGAGCTGTGTGGCTGTTTTGAGAAGCTGATGAATCATGGGCCTCTGAACATGTCAGATCAGACAGATTGGTTCATCCCTGTGGAGAGCCATGTGGCAAGAACGCACGGGTTTGTGAGTAGACCTGAAATATGAAATCCTTAAATCTTTTCCTTAGCAAAGGTATGAATTGACATACCATTACACATATACCAGTGGTGAGACAAAAACCGAAGCAGgcacagaacagaattttaGAAGGAGAGAGTGTGACTGTTTAGGAAGGAGCTATGTGCAGCTAAAAGGGATCAGTTGCCACCTACCTCCAACACCTTATTTGTCAAAGAGAGGAAGGATGTGTCCTGGCAGCATGAAGCTTAACGTGGCCAACCTTCTTACTGAAGTTGTAGGTCTTGTCTTGTCTAAAACTTTGTTGTCCTAAGAATGCAAGTTAGCATATTTAGAGCCAGCTCAGACTGTGGCTTCAGATGAGCCATTGCTTCTGAAGTCATCTGATGAGGTCCAATTCAGTTCACCACATTGGCAAGCAAACAGGAGTCCTGGGGTTTGCACAAGGGTAGACACAGCTGGGGAAGCTGCTTAAGCTAATGCTGATACAGGCTAAAACGTGATCAGTGCTGTCATGCTTTCGTAACAGTAAGCAGCCTTTACCCAGAGAAACTCATACAACAGGCAGCAAAACCTCCCAGCTTAGCTGCATCTGGCACCTAGGGCAGAGGCCACTACTGTTTGAGCtatttggtttaaaaattatcttaacCATATACAATGAAACCCCACGATAAATTAAAGAATAGCACACAAGTCTTGAAAACAGTTGCCAGGTGTAAACCACCACCAGATAATACAACCAGGTATGAAGACACCTACAGACAAAGCAGGCAGACCATACCTGCAGAACAGGCCACTGTAATCCAGAATTAACGGCAACTCTGAAAGCATTTAGGAGGGAACAGATGAGCACCTGGGGGTGAACTGCCACTATCCTGTGCAAAAGGATCCTAGATAACACATGACTCATGAGCTACTTGTGGCTCCTGAATATTTTACTGAGGAAGTGATACTGGAACACTGCCTCTAAGTCCTGTCTTGATACTCTCgtaaaagcacaaaaatttcATTGCATTGAGTTTACAtgacaaggttttggtagtggggagGCTATAGAGGCAGCTTCTGTGAGATGATGCCAGAAACTTCCCCTGTGTTGGACGGAGCCAGTTCCAACTGGCTCCAAGACGAACCTGCCACTGGCCAAAtctgagcccatcagcaatggtggtagtgCCCCTGTCACAACATTCTTAAGGAAGGGTAAATGTTGCACaacaggagcagagagaggCGTGAGGCTGTGTGAGCGGAGCaccgctgcagccccccaggccggTGCAGacggaggggcagggggggctccaggcccggagcagaggttccccggcagcccctggggaagcccctggtgaggcaggctgtgcccctcagcccatggagggtaACGGTGGGGCaggtccccacctgcagcccctggggaccccaCGCCGCagcagggggtgcccgaagggggctgtgaccccgtgggcagcccgtgctggggcagggtcctggcagggcctgtgtccccgtggggagaggagcccgggctggggcaggtttgctggccgggctggtgaccccgcgggggacccaggctggagccgtctgtgcctgaagggctgCGCCCCGTGGGGGGgaccccgggctggagccgggcagagtgtgaggagcctccccctgagggggaaggggcggcaGGAACAGGTGTGAGGGACGGGGCGCAGCCCCCAGGCCCCGTCCCTGCTGCAcaggggggaggtggggaagctgggggtgaagttgagcctgggacAAAGTGAGCGGTGGGGTGGAAGGGTgtttttagatttatttctcACTATCCTACTCTGTTATTAGTTGGGAATACATTTTAATTGCCATAAGATGAGTTTGTTTTGCCCGTGATAGTACttggtaagtgatctccctgtccttatctcaatCCTTGGGCTTTCTATtgttattttctcctcttgtcCCATTGATGGAGGGAGAGCGACAAGAGTGGCTTGGCtggcacctggcatccagccagagTCAACCCACCACATTAACACGAGGCAAAAAAGTAACTACAAATTATTCAAATAATATTCATAAAATACTCAAGGGCTGAAAAATATCTTGCATCAGGAGATACGGAAAGTTCAATCTGTTTCACAGTATAATGATTAGAATACACAATGGATATAAATTTTCCCTTGGGGAAGAAAACACCAggtaagaaaattaattttactttttaatttgtgaGAAAGAATGAAGCAGATGACTGGACTCTGAAACGACACATGAAGTATTATCCTCCTCATGAGGTGAGGCCTTCAGCAGCCCACTGAGGTGTTCACCTCATGAGCCTTCTGCAGTCACCACCCTCGGTGCAGCCAGCTTCAAAGAAACTGATTTCAGACAGTGCAGGTGGGAAGCTCACAGGCCTGTGCTGCTCCTCAGGCTGGCTGGGTAACACCCATGTGCCCCCTAACCCTGTCAAACCCATGAAACGCACACAGTCTGTGATCCTTCTCCAAGTATTAAGCGGGAAGTGCGGGGCGTGCGGCCACAAAAGAGCCAGCCGCGCGgtacagcaccagcaccccccccccagcctccgcCCCAGCGCCTCCGGGGCGCGGCACCAAGAGCCTGGCGCCGCCAGCAGCCTCACGCAGGGCCAgtcccgccgccgccaccgACGGGACACGGGGCCGCCCTGAGGCGAGGCGTGCCCGCACCCTCCAAGCCCCACCCGCCGCGTGCCGCTCCGCACGtagccgcgccgcgccgccccgccccgcccccgcctgCCGCAGCCCGCGCGCAGCCtccgccgcctcctccccggCCATGACCTAGCACCGCCCTGcgggccccgccccgcgccacGCCTCCTGCGCCAcaccgcccgccccccgccgctgcccccgccccgcctgGTGAGACGGCGCGTGCCTCAGCTGTTTCCGGCGTGCTGGGCGCGGCGCAGGCGCCGTAGCgtggcccggcccggctggcGGCCCCGCGCCGCTGCCGTTGTCGCTACCGCCGCTCTCCTGCCCGCTCCGCCGGGGCGGCACCGCGCGGGCCGCGGCCCCAGCGGTCGGCCCCGCTCCCGAGGGCGGTAGGCCCTGCCTGGCGCTCGGCGGCGGCCTGGGGAGCGCGGGGAGGCGGGAGCCGTTGCCCAGCAGGTACCCGCCTCCGCCGGGGTGGGCCGCGTCGCCCCGGGGGGTGTCGGTGAGCGCGTGCCAGGCACGCGGGACTCGCGTGCGTGACGCAGGGGTGGGTGTGGGCGCGTGACgtgcggcgggggcggcggccggggccgctCCGGGACTCGGTGCTTGTTTACGCGGCCGCTCTCGAAATCGTTTCTGCGAAGTGGCGCAAGGCGGGCAGAGCCCGTGCCCCCCGGTGCCTATATagccccggccgcggcggcgggcagcaGGAGCgctggcggggcgggcgcggcgccgGCAGCTGCCGAGGAACCTGTAAGTAAGGCGGCTGCTGCTCCCTTGGCGTGGGCCTGCGGCCGTGTGTGCCTGGCTGACCTCTGGCGCTGTGGCAGGAGCCAGGGGAGCCCGAGCTTGCTGCTTAGGCGAGTAATGGGTTTGCTCCTGCGGTTTCAGCAGGAGCTTGTATAGCCGTGTGAAACTCTGATCCACCCCAGAAACATCTCTCTTTGTAGAGTAAGGGCTATATACAGCCTTTTGCTCTTAAGTTAGGAACGTTTTGTTGAATTTGTGGCTTTATGCTGAAGTTTGCCCAAAGAATCGGTGTGCTTCCTCTTCTGGGAGGAATTCTGCAAAGGAATGGTGATACATAATGAcagtttcatttgaaatttgGTCTCTCTGTACGAGTTTCTCTTCATTGGAAAGACCAGCAAGCAGTTTTCTGTATGTCACTAAATACTTTCAGCAAAGTATTTGTTGTGGAGTGTTGCTCAACATGAACTTAAACTGGCCTTTAAGGAAGAATGTGTTGAAATAGAACTGTTGGGATAACACTACCATATGTCCTCAGCGGCAGATATCCCTGTAAGATCATTTTATTTGATTGTCTTTACTGAAAGAATAAGCGGCCTGCTTTAAGCAACATTGTGGGTTTAGTTTAACTGGGTTTAgggtttcatttttgctttcttttttctttttcagataacACGGTGATAGGAGACTTATTTATTGAGATATATTTTCTGGAATGAAGTAGACAAGCAACGTAGAAAAGGCTTAATTATTTGTAAGTAATGACAGTTCACTTCTCTTTAGACACCTGTTTGTTCTTTGTGATTAACCCAAAAAGTCTTTGGtggaagcaaagaaacaaatacctGTATTTGTATAGACCTAAAGTCTGCTGGAGGATAAATCATGCCATTCACCTGAGAGTTTTTCATACAAGCGAGCCTCAGTGTAAATGGGCCAGAAGCAGAACATTTTGGtataacaaatacatttacagCCATGACCTTTTATACTACAGAGTTTCTAAACTTTTAACTTCTTCTTCCAAAGGACTTACAAAAGTGACCAATCGCATGTCACGAATTAAGAATACTATAGAATCTGTTTCAAAGGCAGTGTCTGGCACTCACAGTGAACTGGTTTCACGGATAGCTCGATTAAAGTCACACTCAGGTACTctgggaaaagcaaataaaagtaaTGCAGATGCAAATAACATCAGTGCAAATCTGGAAAATGATAAACAAGTCACAGATGCCAGAACTCAGGAGGATTGCAACAGAGGCCCAGCTGCAAAGATACCCAGTTGTGCAAATGAAGACTCAGAGTCTGTGTTAGGAAGTTCAAGTGGCACTTACCAAGATACTTCGGAAGATTCAGTGTCTACTAAAACACACCTTTTTCATATAAGCTACTTTTCTACAAATTTTGGAGAGACTTACAACTTCATAGCTGATCATATCAACTGGtactttaataataattttgttatggatcaagagaaaaaaaggaatgcttTATTACAGGAGTCTAAAAGCAAAGAGAGGAATAATCTTAATTCATCAGAAAATCCTGTAATAAGTGAAGAAAAGACAGTGGATTCAGCAGCTGCTTTAGCTCCTGAGGCAGAGACTCTGGGTGCTGAAAAGACAAATACCACTCTTCCAATTTCCACTAAAAAAAGTATTGTAGACTTTCTTTCCTATCCCAGTAACAGTGTACAAGCTTTTGTAGACAGTTACATTGGTGGGTTGGTTCCCAAGTTAAGATCCGATACAAAAGTTGTTTCACAAGAAAAGAGTAAACAGCCAGAACAAGAAGTATCTGAGAAGGATGAAGAGGACAAAGCAAGGGAAGCTAagactgcagaagagaaggaaaagcatctgtctcttcagagagaaaaggcaaGTCTTTGtttaatgttatttctttataattGATTTCAATGTCTATTTTATacaagtgtatatatatacatgcatgtgtatatCCCTATATGtaaacatatatatttgtatacattAAATA includes:
- the PNPLA8 gene encoding calcium-independent phospholipase A2-gamma isoform X5; the encoded protein is MTVHFSLDTCLFFVINPKSLWWKQRNKYLYLYRPKVCWRINHAIHLRVFHTSEPQCKWARSRTFWYNKYIYSHDLLYYRVSKLLTSSSKGLTKVTNRMSRIKNTIESVSKAVSGTHSELVSRIARLKSHSGTLGKANKSNADANNISANLENDKQVTDARTQEDCNRGPAAKIPSCANEDSESVLGSSSGTYQDTSEDSVSTKTHLFHISYFSTNFGETYNFIADHINWYFNNNFVMDQEKKRNALLQESKSKERNNLNSSENPVISEEKTVDSAAALAPEAETLGAEKTNTTLPISTKKSIVDFLSYPSNSVQAFVDSYIGGLVPKLRSDTKVVSQEKSKQPEQEVSEKDEEDKAREAKTAEEKEKHLSLQREKIIARVSIDNRTRALVQALRRSSNRRVCISRVEELTYHLLEFPESRGVAIKEKIIPCLLRLRQANDESLQAAVRETLAIIGYTDPVKGWGIRVLAIDGGGTRGLVALQTLRKLEELTGKPVHQLFDYICGVSTGAILAFMLGLFHIPLDDCEELYRKLGSDVFKQNVIVGTVKMGWSHAFYDSDIWEKMLKEKMGSNLMIETARNSKCPKVAAVSTIVNRGTPLKAFVFRNYNHLPGVKSHYIGGCQYKLWQAIRASSAAPGYFQEYVLGNDLHQP
- the PNPLA8 gene encoding calcium-independent phospholipase A2-gamma isoform X3, which gives rise to MTVHFSLDTCLFFVINPKSLWWKQRNKYLYLYRPKVCWRINHAIHLRVFHTSEPQCKWARSRTFWYNKYIYSHDLLYYRVSKLLTSSSKGLTKVTNRMSRIKNTIESVSKAVSGTHSELVSRIARLKSHSGTLGKANKSNADANNISANLENDKQVTDARTQEDCNRGPAAKIPSCANEDSESVLGSSSGTYQDTSEDSVSTKTHLFHISYFSTNFGETYNFIADHINWYFNNNFVMDQEKKRNALLQESKSKERNNLNSSENPVISEEKTVDSAAALAPEAETLGAEKTNTTLPISTKKSIVDFLSYPSNSVQAFVDSYIGGLVPKLRSDTKVVSQEKSKQPEQEVSEKDEEDKAREAKTAEEKEKHLSLQREKIIARVSIDNRTRALVQALRRSSNRRVCISRVEELTYHLLEFPESRGVAIKEKIIPCLLRLRQANDESLQAAVRETLAIIGYTDPVKGWGIRVLAIDGGGTRGLVALQTLRKLEELTGKPVHQLFDYICGVSTGAILAFMLGLFHIPLDDCEELYRKLGSDVFKQNVIVGTVKMGWSHAFYDSDIWEKMLKEKMGSNLMIETARNSKCPKVAAVSTIVNRGTPLKAFVFRNYNHLPGVKSHYIGGCQYKLWQAIRASSAAPGYFQEYVLGNDLHQRFKPVHCPTGWAGFELQK
- the PNPLA8 gene encoding calcium-independent phospholipase A2-gamma isoform X4, translating into MTVHFSLDTCLFFVINPKSLWWKQRNKYLYLYRPKVCWRINHAIHLRVFHTSEPQCKWARSRTFWYNKYIYSHDLLYYRVSKLLTSSSKGLTKVTNRMSRIKNTIESVSKAVSGTHSELVSRIARLKSHSGTLGKANKSNADANNISANLENDKQVTDARTQEDCNRGPAAKIPSCANEDSESVLGSSSGTYQDTSEDSVSTKTHLFHISYFSTNFGETYNFIADHINWYFNNNFVMDQEKKRNALLQESKSKERNNLNSSENPVISEEKTVDSAAALAPEAETLGAEKTNTTLPISTKKSIVDFLSYPSNSVQAFVDSYIGGLVPKLRSDTKVVSQEKSKQPEQEVSEKDEEDKAREAKTAEEKEKHLSLQREKIIARVSIDNRTRALVQALRRSSNRRVCISRVEELTYHLLEFPESRGVAIKEKIIPCLLRLRQANDESLQAAVRETLAIIGYTDPVKGWGIRVLAIDGGGTRGLVALQTLRKLEELTGKPVHQLFDYICGVSTGAILAFMLGLFHIPLDDCEELYRKLGSDVFKQNVIVGTVKMGWSHAFYDSDIWEKMLKEKMGSNLMIETARNSKCPKVAAVSTIVNRGTPLKAFVFRNYNHLPGVKSHYIGGCQYKLWQAIRASSAAPGYFQEYVLGNDLHQT